Proteins from one Candidatus Methanomethylicota archaeon genomic window:
- a CDS encoding putative sulfate/molybdate transporter yields the protein GFTQVFLTLSNAVIATRIAVNERFSRKIKDGQLALNMGLMNLLAAFFGCIPLCHGAGGFMAQYFYGARTGGAMVMEGLIEIISAIFFSATVMWIFSNFPLAIVGAMLIPVSIELGKEILKLKKHIELIIALLVAITSYLTNLTIGFILGTTTYYILKRHLTL from the coding sequence TGGCTTCACACAAGTATTCCTAACACTCTCAAACGCCGTAATAGCTACGAGAATAGCGGTAAATGAAAGATTTTCAAGGAAGATAAAGGATGGACAACTAGCTTTAAACATGGGTTTAATGAATCTTCTAGCAGCATTCTTCGGATGCATACCACTATGCCATGGTGCAGGAGGGTTCATGGCCCAATACTTCTATGGAGCGAGAACTGGCGGTGCAATGGTAATGGAAGGTTTAATAGAAATAATCTCAGCAATATTCTTCTCAGCAACCGTCATGTGGATCTTCTCAAATTTCCCACTGGCAATAGTTGGTGCAATGCTAATCCCAGTATCCATAGAACTAGGGAAAGAAATCCTAAAATTAAAGAAACACATCGAATTAATCATAGCCCTACTCGTAGCAATAACATCATACCTAACAAACTTAACCATAGGCTTCATCCTTGGAACCACCACCTATTACATATTAAAAAGACACTTAACTCTATAA